A single genomic interval of Cryptosporangium phraense harbors:
- a CDS encoding LuxR C-terminal-related transcriptional regulator, giving the protein MGHEDSGLSRGGVVRVVVIDDDEILLHGIAAWLSHAAPRPDGTTDGLDVRVVGTAKSVTELLARVAQPNGMRTNGTGGYSRTPYETLRRNNGVHPGEPARGTASVPSMRPRTFADDGPITPLAPVALLDLRLRDGRRVAENVMALIQAGFAVVTCSTIDDAGLVHEAGRAGALSYVRKSQDATDMRQALAAAANGERHVSQSHAALIQRTKTYGVPELSGQEREALRLYASGLTMSSVARRLNVKQGTAKSYLDRVRDKYEQAGRAARTKLELRDRAVEDGVLSSPRLE; this is encoded by the coding sequence ATGGGACACGAAGACAGCGGCCTGAGCCGTGGTGGCGTGGTCCGCGTGGTGGTCATCGACGATGACGAGATCCTGTTGCACGGGATAGCCGCCTGGCTCTCCCACGCGGCCCCGAGACCCGACGGGACGACCGACGGACTCGACGTCCGGGTGGTCGGGACCGCGAAGTCGGTGACCGAGCTGCTCGCGCGCGTCGCTCAACCCAACGGAATGAGAACCAACGGCACCGGCGGGTACAGCCGGACGCCGTACGAGACGCTGCGGCGCAACAACGGCGTGCACCCGGGCGAACCGGCGCGGGGCACCGCCTCGGTCCCGTCGATGCGCCCGCGAACGTTCGCCGACGACGGCCCGATCACCCCGCTCGCTCCGGTCGCACTGCTCGATCTGCGCCTGCGCGACGGGCGGAGGGTCGCCGAGAACGTGATGGCGCTGATCCAGGCCGGTTTCGCGGTCGTCACGTGCAGCACGATCGACGACGCCGGCCTGGTGCACGAGGCCGGCCGCGCCGGTGCGCTCAGTTACGTCCGCAAATCGCAGGACGCGACCGACATGCGCCAGGCGCTGGCCGCGGCGGCCAACGGCGAGCGGCACGTGTCGCAGAGCCACGCGGCGCTGATCCAGCGGACGAAGACCTACGGCGTGCCGGAACTCTCCGGCCAGGAGCGCGAGGCCCTGCGCCTCTACGCCTCGGGCCTGACGATGTCCAGCGTCGCGCGGCGCCTGAACGTCAAGCAGGGCACGGCGAAGAGCTACCTGGACCGCGTCCGCGACAAGTACGAGCAGGCCGGGCGCGCGGCCCGCACGAAGCTCGAACTCCGCGACCGCGCGGTCGAAGACGGAGTCCTGAGCTCACCCCGGCTGGAGTGA
- a CDS encoding sensor histidine kinase — protein sequence MPLTLVYALRGRPAHVPPEYHDGDPATPTDSALPAPTLLSREVGLGPVAARSAAILRTAWCVIAPVVAYASGPVAAPSYWRDVLLAGAIAWGLIAAWTCWRGGQLPVWAVLGDTLVSVGLLIAMVRLLPTEFVGAAGSWVVGWAGVSILLAAWRLRAPLVWAVALVEIAAYLFGSRVAGIQAGSNEPLGLARPLEGTAQAAGVLLALAAIGLMLVHLVRLGATNASATIARRNITGRTDTVEQARLHDRGARRLLLHDTVLTTLTAIARGGLRGRADIVRARCTDDLEALSRDSESDEPLRTGRQLVAVAARQASYRGLRPYLADGAPDDVLPAEVTAAFAAASREALSNVEKHAGTTEVGIAARGTADALELTIHDRGRGFDPANAGSGGLGLSKSLTGRMAAVGGAAYVRSAIGRGTVVTLRWSLAEARLVRPGAQWEPAPSGVADPAPAPGEAEPGPLIEERVLADRFTRYGLLALAWIGHFWQALSLGLLITSWSEYRSGWAALSGWLVLFVVTLIQVALVTVQGKGRFPSDLIDRHAWWLTGLSVVAALAVLLDCTPAGLLTPANWPIGVLGWILSVFAVQRPRWFDLAWLSLALTTLSAVTIEWSGSGPAFAYALGVVFGAGIPQVGALVIVLQLRQHATDAAAALSEQHHLDAARAAREAVTADRKQRDAALNRDLFPLLRALANGSANPETPVVRRRCELAAAEVRALVDHDDLTTPIATLDAVAAVTRSARQRDVVPILHLGDGLDALSPDWQRTFTRLADRMLMEALPGEATFTVRGTPEEIAITFCFPTGTPAPVLEAVAVGTGNQLIPDRHIRVDVEPEMTSIAWLEVTWDTKTAA from the coding sequence ATGCCACTGACATTGGTCTACGCATTACGCGGTAGACCGGCGCACGTGCCGCCCGAGTACCACGACGGTGACCCGGCTACACCTACGGATTCCGCGCTCCCGGCGCCGACACTCCTCTCCCGCGAAGTCGGGTTGGGGCCGGTGGCGGCCCGATCGGCGGCGATTCTGCGGACGGCCTGGTGCGTCATCGCGCCGGTCGTCGCGTACGCCAGCGGGCCGGTGGCCGCGCCGTCGTACTGGCGGGACGTGCTCCTCGCCGGCGCGATCGCCTGGGGGCTGATCGCGGCCTGGACGTGCTGGCGTGGCGGACAGTTACCGGTCTGGGCGGTTCTCGGCGACACGCTCGTTTCAGTCGGGCTGCTGATCGCCATGGTTCGTCTGCTCCCCACCGAGTTCGTCGGCGCCGCCGGGAGCTGGGTCGTCGGCTGGGCCGGCGTCTCGATCCTGCTCGCGGCCTGGCGGCTTCGCGCTCCGCTGGTCTGGGCGGTCGCCCTGGTCGAGATCGCCGCGTATCTGTTCGGCTCCCGGGTCGCCGGCATCCAGGCCGGCAGCAACGAACCGCTCGGGCTGGCCCGTCCGCTCGAGGGCACCGCGCAGGCCGCAGGCGTGCTGCTGGCCCTGGCCGCGATCGGCCTCATGCTGGTCCACCTGGTCCGGCTCGGTGCGACCAACGCGAGCGCCACGATCGCCAGGCGCAACATCACCGGCCGCACCGACACGGTGGAGCAGGCCCGTCTGCACGACCGCGGCGCCCGCCGTCTCCTGCTGCACGACACGGTGCTGACGACGCTGACCGCGATCGCCCGTGGCGGCCTGCGGGGCCGCGCCGACATCGTGCGCGCCCGCTGCACCGACGACCTCGAGGCCCTGTCCCGCGACTCCGAGTCCGACGAGCCGCTGCGCACCGGCCGCCAGCTCGTCGCCGTCGCCGCCCGGCAGGCGTCCTACCGCGGGCTGCGGCCTTACCTCGCCGACGGCGCTCCGGACGACGTGCTCCCGGCCGAGGTGACCGCGGCGTTCGCGGCCGCCAGCCGGGAGGCGCTGTCGAACGTCGAGAAGCACGCGGGCACCACCGAGGTGGGCATCGCCGCCCGGGGTACCGCGGACGCGCTCGAGCTCACGATCCACGACCGCGGCCGCGGCTTCGACCCGGCCAACGCGGGCAGCGGCGGGCTCGGCCTGTCGAAGTCGCTGACCGGCCGGATGGCCGCGGTCGGCGGGGCCGCGTACGTCCGGTCCGCGATCGGGCGCGGCACCGTCGTCACGCTCCGCTGGTCGCTGGCCGAGGCCCGCCTGGTCCGGCCCGGGGCCCAGTGGGAGCCCGCGCCGTCCGGCGTCGCCGACCCCGCGCCGGCGCCCGGCGAGGCCGAGCCGGGCCCGCTGATCGAGGAGCGCGTCCTCGCCGACCGCTTCACCCGCTACGGGCTGCTCGCGCTCGCCTGGATCGGCCACTTCTGGCAGGCGCTGAGCCTGGGCCTGCTGATCACGAGCTGGTCGGAGTACCGCTCGGGCTGGGCCGCGCTCTCCGGCTGGCTGGTGCTGTTCGTCGTCACGCTGATCCAGGTCGCGCTGGTCACGGTGCAGGGCAAGGGCCGGTTCCCCTCGGACCTGATCGACCGGCACGCGTGGTGGCTCACCGGCCTCTCGGTCGTCGCCGCGCTCGCCGTCCTGCTCGACTGCACCCCGGCCGGCCTGCTCACGCCGGCCAACTGGCCGATCGGCGTCCTCGGCTGGATCCTCTCGGTGTTCGCGGTCCAGCGTCCGCGGTGGTTCGACCTGGCCTGGTTGTCGCTGGCGCTCACCACGCTCAGCGCGGTGACGATCGAGTGGAGCGGCTCCGGCCCGGCCTTCGCGTACGCGCTCGGCGTCGTCTTCGGTGCCGGAATTCCCCAGGTCGGCGCGCTGGTGATCGTCCTCCAGCTCCGTCAGCACGCGACCGACGCGGCGGCCGCGCTGTCCGAACAGCACCATCTGGACGCTGCGCGCGCAGCGCGCGAGGCCGTGACCGCCGATCGCAAGCAACGCGACGCGGCCCTCAACCGCGACCTGTTCCCGCTGCTCCGGGCCCTGGCCAACGGCAGCGCGAACCCGGAGACCCCAGTCGTTCGAAGACGGTGCGAGCTCGCCGCCGCGGAGGTCCGCGCGCTGGTCGACCACGACGACCTCACGACCCCGATAGCCACCCTGGACGCCGTCGCCGCCGTCACCCGCAGCGCGAGGCAGCGCGACGTCGTACCGATCCTGCATCTCGGCGACGGCCTGGACGCCCTCTCCCCCGACTGGCAGCGCACGTTCACGCGGCTGGCCGATCGGATGCTGATGGAGGCGCTGCCCGGTGAGGCCACGTTCACCGTCCGGGGAACGCCCGAGGAGATCGCGATCACGTTCTGCTTCCCTACCGGCACGCCCGCGCCGGTACTGGAGGCGGTGGCGGTCGGCACCGGCAACCAACTGATTCCTGATCGACATATCCGCGTTGACGTAGAACCCGAAATGACGAGCATCGCCTGGCTGGAGGTGACATGGGACACGAAGACAGCGGCCTGA
- a CDS encoding expansin EXLX1 family cellulose-binding protein: MTRNRPEDDSRDALAETDFFGAPRSRDGGARARARSGDTGELRFGTDLPDSGRGRHRGQLGRDADTDPGRGPGGIAEWRRDLDAYRTPEPRREPEPQRELEVRPEAQSRRDLDWRREPPAGEREPGEAPRRAVTGGAVTGRAVTGSAVTGSAVAGSAVAGVAGAVAARSTGGTDGGRPDDAFRTAGLASERPSSFFAPVSAVPDRSSRPEGPAAFAGPTGWSASPTAPPTATAEADAETRVISKPRAAAGGAAAPGGRLAGLRRVLRRRWFAPGLAGGAVLGSVALVTGVAQFAGTACAAAPVAVHAAVPAPGTTVTGNATFFDGGVGNCSYPSLPADDLYVALGPSEYAGSAACGEYLDVTGPDGKVRVKVVDQCPECAAGHIDLSREAFAQIADPDAGDVPVTYTAVANPPVPGNLSVQVKDGSSEFWLALLVDNHGNPLTKVEVSSGGAFTALSRTTFNFWVAEGGLGAGPFSVRVTDNQGRTATIPDIGLNPGEVQQSDVAMGDGPVIAPVAPTKSASASTSASPKPAGSSQTSDSASADSDDTPLAAGVPDSSTRAGSGSTTAATPDADASEELAANPVPSTSAATPRASESTAGSTGRNTCG; encoded by the coding sequence GTGACCCGGAATCGCCCGGAGGATGACTCGCGGGACGCGCTGGCCGAGACCGACTTCTTCGGAGCACCGCGTTCCCGGGACGGTGGCGCGCGAGCGCGGGCGCGTTCCGGGGATACGGGAGAGCTCCGATTCGGCACCGATCTGCCCGACTCCGGCCGTGGCCGTCATCGTGGTCAGCTCGGGCGGGACGCCGACACCGATCCGGGCCGTGGGCCCGGGGGGATAGCCGAATGGCGTCGTGATCTGGACGCCTACCGGACGCCGGAGCCGCGCCGCGAGCCCGAGCCGCAGCGGGAGCTCGAGGTTCGGCCGGAGGCGCAGTCGCGGCGCGACCTGGATTGGCGCCGGGAGCCGCCGGCCGGTGAGCGGGAACCCGGGGAGGCTCCTCGGCGCGCGGTGACCGGCGGCGCGGTGACCGGTAGAGCGGTGACCGGTAGCGCGGTGACCGGTAGCGCGGTGGCCGGCAGCGCGGTGGCCGGGGTGGCCGGGGCGGTGGCCGCCCGCTCGACCGGTGGGACCGACGGCGGGCGCCCGGACGACGCATTCCGGACGGCCGGCCTGGCCTCGGAACGACCGAGTAGCTTCTTCGCGCCGGTCAGCGCTGTGCCCGACCGGTCGTCCAGGCCCGAGGGGCCGGCCGCTTTCGCCGGCCCGACCGGCTGGTCGGCCTCGCCGACCGCTCCGCCGACGGCCACGGCTGAGGCGGACGCCGAGACCCGGGTGATCAGCAAGCCGCGGGCGGCGGCCGGTGGAGCCGCTGCTCCGGGCGGGCGGCTGGCCGGGTTGCGGCGGGTGCTGCGCCGGCGGTGGTTCGCGCCGGGGCTGGCCGGTGGGGCCGTGCTCGGCTCGGTCGCGCTGGTCACCGGCGTCGCGCAGTTCGCCGGTACCGCCTGCGCGGCCGCCCCGGTCGCCGTCCACGCCGCGGTACCCGCGCCGGGCACGACCGTCACCGGCAACGCCACGTTCTTCGACGGCGGAGTCGGCAACTGCTCGTACCCTTCGTTACCCGCCGACGACCTGTACGTCGCGCTGGGCCCCTCGGAGTACGCCGGATCGGCCGCCTGCGGCGAGTACCTCGACGTCACCGGCCCGGACGGCAAGGTCCGGGTCAAGGTCGTCGACCAGTGCCCGGAGTGCGCGGCCGGCCACATCGACCTCAGCCGCGAGGCGTTCGCCCAGATCGCCGACCCGGACGCCGGCGACGTCCCGGTGACCTACACCGCGGTCGCCAACCCGCCGGTGCCGGGCAACCTGAGCGTCCAGGTGAAGGACGGTTCCTCGGAGTTCTGGCTCGCGCTACTCGTCGACAATCACGGGAACCCGCTGACCAAGGTCGAGGTCTCGTCCGGCGGAGCTTTCACGGCGCTGAGCCGCACGACGTTCAACTTCTGGGTCGCCGAAGGCGGCCTCGGCGCGGGACCGTTCTCGGTGCGGGTCACCGACAACCAGGGCCGGACCGCGACGATCCCGGACATCGGGCTGAACCCGGGCGAGGTGCAGCAGTCGGACGTCGCGATGGGCGACGGTCCGGTGATCGCCCCGGTCGCACCGACGAAGTCGGCCTCGGCCTCGACTTCGGCTTCGCCGAAGCCGGCCGGGTCCTCCCAAACGTCGGACTCGGCTTCGGCCGATTCGGACGACACACCGCTCGCGGCTGGCGTTCCGGACAGCAGCACCCGAGCCGGGAGCGGCTCGACCACGGCGGCGACCCCGGACGCGGACGCGTCCGAGGAACTCGCGGCCAACCCAGTACCGTCGACGTCGGCCGCGACACCTCGCGCGTCCGAATCGACGGCCGGATCCACGGGGCGGAACACATGTGGCTAG
- a CDS encoding GNAT family N-acetyltransferase → MAHATVTVDLVVRDLLHEDLAGCAWTGHVPFISAALGRRTAGAVDYLAVCGPSDLPVGVGGVDYSRQADAGWLWQFAVHPAFRSCGVGTLLVRSAEDRIRQRGLSFAELGVEQTNQGARRLYTRLGYEVTREQDEEWDALDAAGRPVRRRAHCVMMRRAL, encoded by the coding sequence ATGGCGCACGCCACGGTCACCGTCGACCTCGTCGTCCGCGATCTCCTCCACGAGGACCTCGCGGGCTGCGCGTGGACCGGCCACGTGCCGTTCATCTCGGCCGCCCTCGGGCGGCGGACGGCCGGTGCGGTCGACTACCTGGCCGTGTGCGGTCCGAGCGACTTACCGGTCGGCGTCGGCGGCGTGGACTACAGCCGCCAGGCGGACGCGGGGTGGCTCTGGCAGTTCGCCGTGCACCCGGCGTTCCGTTCGTGCGGCGTCGGCACGCTGCTCGTGCGCAGCGCCGAGGACCGCATCCGGCAGCGCGGGCTGTCCTTCGCCGAGTTGGGCGTCGAGCAGACGAACCAGGGTGCGCGTCGGCTGTACACGCGGCTGGGCTACGAGGTCACGCGCGAGCAGGACGAGGAGTGGGATGCGCTGGACGCCGCCGGACGGCCGGTCCGGCGGCGGGCGCACTGCGTCATGATGCGGCGGGCGCTGTGA
- a CDS encoding PP2C family protein-serine/threonine phosphatase, translated as MTRVDVVAVTHRGLVRGRNEDTLAVAGFLSGAFENEPVRLDVNTHRPVSFLVADGLGGHVEGFRASRLAAALLSDATPDLHDEEAIVGAVRGASDAVFAEMAHNPDWYGMGTTVVGLVLDGDRAFCLNVGDSRCYRVHDDGALEQLSVDDSPPLDPSSGRRFTTIVTQTLGGTRQESVIHPHVSEHRVVPGDRFLLCSDGLTDYSEPEALPAALANPHADPIESVNALLHAAFEGGGKDNVSIVLLKVVEVGD; from the coding sequence GTGACCAGGGTCGACGTAGTCGCGGTGACGCACCGCGGCCTGGTCCGCGGCCGCAACGAGGACACCCTGGCGGTCGCTGGGTTCCTCTCCGGCGCGTTCGAGAACGAGCCCGTGCGGTTGGACGTGAACACCCATCGCCCGGTGTCGTTCCTCGTCGCCGACGGGCTCGGCGGGCACGTCGAGGGCTTCCGGGCCAGCCGGCTGGCCGCCGCGTTGCTGTCCGACGCCACCCCCGACCTGCACGACGAGGAAGCCATCGTCGGAGCCGTCCGGGGCGCCAGCGACGCGGTGTTCGCCGAGATGGCGCACAACCCCGACTGGTACGGCATGGGCACCACGGTCGTGGGCCTGGTCCTCGACGGCGACCGGGCGTTCTGCCTGAACGTCGGCGACAGCCGCTGCTACCGGGTGCACGACGACGGCGCGCTCGAGCAGCTCTCGGTCGACGACTCGCCGCCGCTCGACCCGTCGTCGGGCCGGCGGTTCACCACGATCGTGACGCAGACGCTCGGCGGCACCCGCCAGGAGAGCGTCATCCACCCGCACGTCTCCGAGCACCGCGTGGTGCCGGGCGACCGCTTCCTGCTCTGCAGCGACGGCCTGACCGACTACAGCGAGCCGGAGGCCCTGCCCGCCGCGCTCGCCAACCCGCACGCCGACCCGATCGAGTCGGTCAACGCGCTCCTGCACGCCGCGTTCGAGGGCGGCGGCAAGGACAACGTCTCGATCGTCCTGCTCAAGGTCGTCGAGGTCGGAGACTGA
- a CDS encoding SEC-C domain-containing protein, with protein MTEPAKPAEPTLDVRIDTWLRGLAKRRDGGQGKKRTKTVRVLVYWPEAEWDAMAARWPAFVPEYGDDHDTHRRNVEDMLRRHAEEPNASLGVASLTVDGLVEFAEARELDPAASETRAAYAAELGRAGKVTSWPPSLRQKCWCGSGISYRDCCAAI; from the coding sequence GTGACCGAGCCCGCGAAGCCCGCTGAGCCGACGCTGGACGTCCGCATCGACACCTGGCTGCGTGGTCTGGCCAAACGGCGCGACGGGGGGCAGGGGAAGAAGCGCACGAAGACCGTCCGCGTGCTCGTGTACTGGCCCGAGGCCGAGTGGGACGCGATGGCCGCTCGCTGGCCGGCGTTCGTCCCGGAGTACGGCGACGACCACGACACGCACCGCCGGAACGTCGAGGACATGCTGCGGCGGCACGCCGAGGAGCCGAACGCGTCGCTCGGCGTGGCGTCGCTGACCGTCGACGGCTTGGTGGAGTTCGCGGAGGCCCGGGAGCTCGACCCGGCGGCCTCGGAGACGCGGGCCGCGTACGCGGCCGAGCTCGGGCGGGCCGGGAAGGTCACGTCGTGGCCGCCGTCGCTGCGCCAGAAGTGCTGGTGCGGGTCCGGGATCAGCTACCGCGACTGCTGCGCGGCTATCTGA